A genomic segment from Glycine max cultivar Williams 82 chromosome 1, Glycine_max_v4.0, whole genome shotgun sequence encodes:
- the LOC100816901 gene encoding probable mannitol dehydrogenase, whose translation MAAQAEIEHPRKAFGWAARDSSGLLSPFNFCRREPGEKDVAFRVLYCGICHSDLHSIKNEWGTSIYPMVPGHEVAGVVTEVGSKVEKFKVGDKVGVGCLVDSCRTCQNCCDNLENYCPQSTFTYGAKYRDGTITYGGYSDSMVADEHFVVRIPDRLPLDAAAPLLCAGITVYSPLRYYGLDKPGLHVGVVGLGGLGHMAVKFAKAFGAKVTVISTSPNKKEEAIQNLGADSFLISRDQDQMQAAMGTLDGIIDTVSAVHPLLPLIGLLKSHGKLVMVGAPEKPLELPVFPLLAGRKIVAGTLIGGLMETQEMIDFAAKHNVKPDIEVIPMDYVNTAMERLLKADVKYRFVIDIGNTLKF comes from the exons ATGGCAGCACAAGCTGAAATTGAGCATCCTAGGAAAGCATTCGGATGGGCAGCTAGGGATTCTTCCGGTCTTCTCTCCCCTTTCAATTTCTGCAGAAG GGAACCCGGTGAGAAAGATGTGGCATTCAGAGTGTTGTACTGTGGGATATGCCACTCGGACCTCCACAGCATAAAGAACGAATGGGGTACTTCCATCTATCCAATGGTTCCTGG GCATGAGGTAGCTGGTGTAGTAACAGAGGTGGGAAGCAAAGTAGAGAAGTTCAAAGTTGGGGACAAGGTTGGTGTGGGATGCCTGGTTGATTCCTGCCGCACCTGCCAAAACTGTTGTGACAATCTTGAGAATTATTGTCCTCAATCTACGTTCACATATGGTGCCAAATATAGAGATGGAACCATCACATATGGAGGCTACTCTGACTCAATGGTTGCTGATGAGCATTTTGTGGTTCGCATTCCAGATAGATTACCACTTGATGCTGCTGCACCTCTTCTTTGTGCTGGCATCACTGTGTATAGCCCTCTCAGATATTATGGACTTGACAAGCCTGGTCTGCATGTGGGTGTGGTTGGTCTTGGTGGACTAGGCCATATGGCTGTCAAGTTTGCCAAAGCTTTTGGTGCTAAGGTCACAGTAATAAGTACTTCACcaaacaaaaaggaagaagCAATACAAAATCTTGGAGCTGATTCCTTTCTAATAAGCCGGGACCAAGATCAGATGCAG GCTGCAATGGGTACTTTGGATGGTATTATTGACACAGTTTCTGCCGTTCATCCTCTCTTACCTCTCATTGGTTTGCTCAAGTCTCATGGAAAGCTTGTAATGGTTGGTGCACCGGAGAAGCCTCTGGAACTGCCTGTTTTTCCTTTACTTGCGG GGAGAAAGATAGTTGCTGGCACTCTGATTGGAGGGCTAATGGAGACGCAAGAAATGATTGATTTTGCAGCGAAACACAATGTGAAACCTGACATTGAAGTCATTCCTATGGACTATGTCAACACAGCAATGGAGCGCCTCCTTAAAGCAGATGTTAAATATCGATTTGTTATTGATATTGGAAACACACTGAAATTCTGA